TCAAacttatttatatactaaaacaTAGATCAAATCACGGAATTGAAGCTTCATCTAttttttcgtataataaatttttacatgtataaattaaattaatacatgtatacaaaattatatatcatatttataactaTCCTATAATTTGTTAACGATTATTATCAGAAATGGCTACATTATTCTTTGTTATTATaaactttgtaatttatatgcaATGCTAATAtgcataattttatgtatctaCATAACAAGCTtactaataaaaagaaaaaatcaaaactacaaattttcctttacattaaaatgtaattataatatataaaatgaaaggtaatataacgtaatatataatgtaaaaaataatcaaacatttttagttacaagtatttatattttataagaatatgaatgatctttatatatatatatatatatatatatatatataaatagttatTGCTTTATTACACCCAGATAACATACAAATTTTACgaacattaaataaacaagaaatttataaaattccattattacaaataacaaTTGCAGAAACCTTATTAGATAaagtaattacataaaatattgcttatattttctatagtataataaatttacaaatggACATTCAATTTCTATTCCATTCGCATGTTTATAgcaataattattgttttacataaacatatctttccaaaaatgtaaataacaattaacaattataggaattaaattgaaatatcaaattattcaaattagatACTTCTTTGGTGAactagatattattattttacaattcgtAAATTATTCTCAAGagcattattaaatttaacaatacaACCAAGATATAGTGAGAAGGAAATTAtatggaaatagaaaaagcCAATTTCctttaatgtaaaaacattttcatattgttaccagaaaaattttactttgagttattaaaataaattataataatactgtTCTCGCAATCAAATTTGTAATACGTTTATTTCTCTATTGAGAACTTTTAGTGATAAATTAGCataagttaataataaatcatttacagataaaattatttgagtAAAACCATTAAtctcaaaaattattttaatgtacattTCTTCACCtataaaagttataaacaagttaataattatcttacaaaataagattaaattttaactttGAAACTACTTTATTTGTacaaatcataaaatattgctattgttataattgtaaatttgttattatttccatATTGTCTTTCCTAAGCACCATTTATCCAAATTTACAAACATGAATGTTCCAATTTCATACATGacatagtatatataaaataacaaatctcATATCAAggcagtaaaataataaaaatatatgcagCAAGTTATAGTAAACcaaaaaatttataagtatttgtatatggaatatatgtatatgttcaTTGCAGCAATAATGGCAGAATAGTATATTCAATTGttatatattgcatatataAAACTAGCATTAGGATCCCACTTTCTAAATGATATTTGTTGACATTAATCGTTATACATCCCATCAATAAGGAAATCCATTCTCCGATAGTGTCTTTTATCCCAACAATCTCTACCTTGTTTGTATATCATGAAAATAATACCACCCAAAACTGGCAGAGCTATAAGAGTAACAATAACTGGTAAAACATAATCAATTTTCTTTGGCATTTCTAAGCGTGAACCTGAGTAATATGAGTTAGCATGATCTATAAATGCTTCCTTATCACTATGAGAATCTGCCTGTGTTCTAGTTGGTTTATGTTTATGTTCTCGGACTGACGATGCATTGTTTATTACAGCTGCACTTGGTAGTTTCTGCTGTATCACATTTGTAACCTGCAAAGTACTATTTACAGTAGtatttgaaacattatttGTATGCTTCTCagtaatatttgattttaattcattCATGTTTGTATCAATCTTTCCAATATTATGAACATTTGTTGTtgttaaagatttaattattGTCTTCGTATCATTGGATGATATAGTTTCAAAGGAAGAATTTGCTCCTTTCCTTGATACAATTTTAGAAGcggtttttttattttttacataaggAACATTATCATCTTCTGTTGATACATTATCTCGTACATCTAAACTGTCAGTAgcatttgttatatatttatgtgtatTAGTAGAAAATGTTGGTTCAGtagtagaaataattaaaattgggCCACCTTCCCCTGCAACTAAAGGGGTGGCAACATTTTTCtgtaataacatttatatatttcagttatatatttatttgtcatCATTATATGTAGcttatttaaatagaaaagattGTAAACATATTAAACAAACCGTTCGTTCTTTAAATGATATAGTTTAAGtttaaagataattatttctatgctTACTAATTGTCAAATACCATTACTACATACGTTTTGGGTTTTAGCAGAATTAACAGATTCAGATGTAAATTGAATTGGCGAAGGTAAAGTTTGATGTTCAGGTTTGGAATCTCCATCAGTAAAGCTTGCATTTAACGATAACGTTAAAATCGTATCACCATctgttttaatttcaacaCTGATAGATAAGGTTAGAACAGATACGAGCCATATAAACAGAATTAATTTATGGAATTTCTGCATCATAAAGAAActcattattttaattatagaattgtatttcgtaatatgGCCAATTGCAGATGAATCTGGctaaaacttttataaaaatatagaaaaactaaaaaaaaaagtggcCTCAACCACTAAGAAACTTCTCGCTCCATCATAAGCAGGCATTAACTATTGCGTAAATATACATGTAGAAACatatagtataaatatatccCACTAATTGAATGCATAGGGTTTCACTTTTTTTCTTGTtgtgattttaaataattcaattttagtaatttatgtttaagaaaatataaatttaatttcttttattctttctattttctttttttttctatctctaTATATCTCACATAATTGATCAAACACTTTTGCGTTATCTAGTAaagtaatttttctaactttccAGAATAATTCAAATTGTTTGGTCctgatttaaaaaagtaattctATTTGAAAGAGTGTTTGATCAATTACCTgagtaattgtatatacatatatatctaattgttgaaatttttcacatcAAGCTTTTATCTTATTATGGATAAATGATTATCTAATGACAACAAAAAATATGCAGTTAATGGagtttctaaatataaaatatgtatatttttgatttcaaacaagctttatttaaaataaaaattaatttattattgatgAGGATAATCTTTATGTAAAAGTATGAAGATTTATTTGATATCgggaattaaatatgtaattacacTTTAGACACCAAATAAGATTAGGAGATAAAtcttttatagat
This Bombus pascuorum chromosome 1, iyBomPasc1.1, whole genome shotgun sequence DNA region includes the following protein-coding sequences:
- the LOC132907660 gene encoding uncharacterized protein LOC132907660, with the protein product MSFFMMQKFHKLILFIWLVSVLTLSISVEIKTDGDTILTLSLNASFTDGDSKPEHQTLPSPIQFTSESVNSAKTQNKNVATPLVAGEGGPILIISTTEPTFSTNTHKYITNATDSLDVRDNVSTEDDNVPYVKNKKTASKIVSRKGANSSFETISSNDTKTIIKSLTTTNVHNIGKIDTNMNELKSNITEKHTNNVSNTTVNSTLQVTNVIQQKLPSAAVINNASSVREHKHKPTRTQADSHSDKEAFIDHANSYYSGSRLEMPKKIDYVLPVIVTLIALPVLGGIIFMIYKQGRDCWDKRHYRRMDFLIDGMYND